Proteins co-encoded in one Lineus longissimus chromosome 11, tnLinLong1.2, whole genome shotgun sequence genomic window:
- the LOC135495845 gene encoding alpha-tocopherol transfer protein-like, whose product MAKCDEGDYVCALDSKLQDRARKELMEDPRERASQIESMRSWIKQQAHFHCRTDDRFLLRFLRAGKFSILRAQKILSNYLDVRTRLPEWFKDVDPRDHNMMKALDKGTIVPLGKDKEGRQVVLVRTGLYDENDFDDVMKNTYMTLDLLLADEANQINGFVLLVECGTFCASHATCWGTDTIRDYVSCWQDAYPIRNKGMHFYNMPTALSAVLGIFKMFMKEKIRDRMYNHANSPKSLHRYFPKSILPEEYDGTAGSLDEKIQSWKEYVLANRDAVIAMNECYLDESKMPKTLKSEEKLEADSWGMVGSFRKLNVE is encoded by the exons ATGGCCAAGTGCGACGAAGGGGACTATGTATGTGCGCTGGACTCAAAGCTGCAGGATCGTGCTCGGAAGGAGCTGATGGAAGACCCACGTGAGAGGGCGTCACAGATTGAGTCAATGAGGAGTTGGATCAAGCAGCAAGCACACTTCCATTGCAGAACAG ACGATCGCTTCCTCCTGCGGTTCCTGAGGGCGGGAAAGTTCAGTATTCTACGAGCTCAGAAGATACTATCGAACTACCTCGATGTCAGGACGCGTCTACCGGAATGGTTCAAAGATGTGGACCCAAGGGATCATAACATGATGAAAGCGTTGGACAAAGG AACGATTGTTCCGCTTGGCAAGGACAAGGAGGGAAGACAGGTTGTCCTTGTTCGAACAG GACTTTACGACGAGAACGactttgatgacgtcatgaagAACACCTACATGACCCTTGACCTGCTGTTGGCAGACGAGGCCAATCAGATCAACGGTTTTGTTTTACTGGTTGAATGTGGAACATTCTGCGCCTCACATGCCACGTGCTGGGGAACGGACACCATTAGGGATTATGTATCTTGCTGGCAG GATGCTTATCCAATCCGAAACAAGGGAATGCATTTCTATAACATGCCGACTGCCCTGAGTGCAGTGTTGGGTATCTTTAAGATGTTCATGAAGGAGAAGATCAGAGACAGG ATGTACAACCACGCGAACAGTCCCAAGTCATTACACAGGTACTTCCCCAAATCGATTTTACCAGAAGAGTACGATGGAACAGCCGGTTCGTTGGACGAGAAAATCC AATCCTGGAAAGAATACGTTCTTGCGAACAGAGATGCGGTGATAGCCATGAACGAGTGTTACCTTGACGAGAGTAAGATGCCAAAGACACTCAAGTCGGAGGAGAAGTTGGAGGCGGACAGTTGGGGGATGGTCGGATCGTTCAGAAAGCTGAACGTGGAATAA
- the LOC135495846 gene encoding astacin-like metalloendopeptidase, translating into MRSGFTNVWRFLYQWIGLVLVVAAVDGTPNRRSMIQRNVPLSLHKWPYAIVPYIFDESFDISLKEYVDEAMRYIERCSCVGFVKWTDQPNHVKFVSRHGCSSDVGMQYMKDSQAVSIAKSCATGKGVVVHELMHALGFVHEHQRPDRDEYIKILKSNINPDSRAQFRPRTDLKLLAAYDLDSIMQYPENFGAKKKGKPTITQLVDRDKYKIGQRDHLSEIDKYELNKLYCDTV; encoded by the exons ATGCGATCTGGATTTACCAATGTGTGGCGGTTTTTATATCAGTGGATAGGTCTTGTTCTCGTGGTTGCGGCAGTGGATGGCACCCCTAATCGGAGGTCAATG ATACAACGAAATGTACCGCTTTCTTTACACAAATGGCCCTACGCAATTGTGCCGTACATTTTTGATGAGTCGTTTG ACATTTCGTTAAAAGAATACGTTGATGAAGCGATGAGATATATTGAACGATGTTCCTGCGTTGGGTTTGTAAAATGGACGGATCAACCAAACCATGTGAAATTTGTAAGCCGACATGG GTGCTCCTCCGATGTAGGGATGCAGTACATGAAAGATTCTCAAGCAGTTTCCATCGCCAAGAGCTGTGCGACTGGCAAAGGTGTGGTAGTGCATGAGCTGATGCACGCGCTGGGGTTCGTCCATGAACATCAGAGACCAGACAGGGACGAGTATATCAAAATATTAAAGTCGAATATTAACCCAG ATTCGAGGGCCCAGTTTCGTCCCAGGACAGACCTGAAACTCCTTGCCGCCTACGACCTCGACTCGATCATGCAGTACCCCGAGAACTTCGGCGCGAAGAAGAAGGGAAAACCAACCATCACCCAGCTGGTCGATCGGGACAAGTATAAAATCGGACAGCGAGACCATTTGAGTGAGATTGATAAATATGAATTGAACAAACTTTATTGTGACACAGTGTAA
- the LOC135495274 gene encoding medium-chain acyl-CoA ligase ACSF2, mitochondrial-like, which translates to MQYTPAELLDIRGAADPDKEGIVVLVVDKPRQAIPFGDFKNKTEQLAAGLIRKGLQTGDRVALLCPHSSTQSVRIQDGDLDRMLKHQATIDSDMIHCCYCTFGSTGNPKFVAISGHWMTNSFRAFFKSERVRGDRGSTLLSDPIDIKVAKTGIGLDNEIKIIDENGVIVPVGTEEEVFVGSPFMFVEYLGDEEKTSQAKDSMGWYHTDDNGVLDENGYLTIHGRKSEVIIKATVKIYPSAIEKVIRKHTKIRQAVASGIPHPVIKEEICLCIVAESGADLTAEDVPVYCKEKFQWDETGSGSMPDYVLLFDKFPAGATAWKTERRKIRDEAVQRVGADREGCRL; encoded by the exons ATGCAATACACGCCTGCTGAGCTGCTCGACATTCGTGGAGCAGCCGACCCCGACAAGGAGGGAATAGTGGTCCTGGTTGTCGACAAGCCAAGACAAGCAATCCCATTCGGTGATTTCAAGAACAAGACAGAGCAGCTGGCCGCAGGGTTGATACGCAAAGGTCTGCAGACTGGAGACAGGGTGGCCCTTCTCTGCCCACACTCGAGTACTCAATCTGTGA GAATACAAGATGGCGATCTGGACAGGATGCTGAAGCACCAGGCAACCATTGACAGTGACATGATCCATTGCTGCTATTGTACTTTCGGAAGTACGGGAAATCCGAAGTTTGTGGCTATTTCGGGTCACTGGATGACCAATAGTTTCCGTGCATTCTTCAAGAG TGAACGAGTACGGGGGGACAGAGGCTCGACTCTTCTCAGTGATCCCATTGATATCAAAGTTGCGAAGACAGGCATCGGTCTTGACAATGAGATAAAGATCATTGATGAGAACGGTGTGATTGTCCCGGTTGGAACCGAAGAAGAGGTGTTCGTCGGGAGCCCGTTCATGTTCGTTGAGTATTTAGGAGATGAGGAGAAGACAAGCCAAGCCAAGGATTCTATGGGCTGGTATCACACTGACGACAACGGAGTCCTGGACGAAAATGGCTACCTGACAATTCATGGCAGGAAATCAGAAGTCATCATCAAAGCGACGGTGAAGATTTACCCTTCGGCGATTGAGAAGGTCATTCGCAAGCATACCAAAATCCGCCAAGCGGTTGCATCAGGGATTCCTCATCCTGTCATCAAGGAGGAGATATGCCTGTGCATTGTGGCGGAGTCGGGTGCGGATCTAACTGCAGAGGATGTGCCTGTTTACTGTAAGGAGAAGTTCCAGTGGGATGAGACGGGTTCGGGTTCGATGCCTGACTATGTCCTGCTGTTCGACAAATTTCCGGCTGGTGCGACTGCGTGGAAGACAGAGAGGAGGAAGATACGGGACGAAGCTGTCCAGCGGGTTGGGGCGGACAGAGAGGGGTGTCGATTATAG
- the LOC135496236 gene encoding uncharacterized protein LOC135496236 isoform X2: MSSYCCRMYRVAVLVLIVACIKAQVIYHEERDEEGSGKDAKNECEEEGGQCKRAKTCIRDTRGKIDIELSQECPGRSVCCVKKAPEKSKCEKKGGECKGAMRCQFHDDARINYGLSEDCPGVKVCCVPRKNACEREYGHCRGARSCVRGAKGQAASGLSLDCPGNTVCCVNMRLG; this comes from the exons ATGTCTTCATACTGCTGCAGGATGTATCGTGTTGCGGTCCTTGTACTTATTGTGGCCTGTATCAAGGCCCAAGTTATATATCACGAAGAAAGG gATGAAGAAGGCTCTGGGAAAGACG CTAAGAACGAATGTGAAGAGGAAGGAGGACAGTGCAAGAGAGCAAAGACTTGTATCAGGGACACCCGAGGCAAGATTGATATTGAGCTTTCGCAGGAATGCCCAGGAAGATCGGTGTGCTGCGTCAAGAAGGCTC CTGAGAAAAGCAAGTGTGAGAAAAAAGGCGGTGAATGCAAAGGAGCAATGAGATGTCAATTTCATGATGATGCGAGAATCAACTACGGTCTTTCAGAAGACTGCCCCGGTGTGAAAGTCTGTTGCGTTC CAAGAAAGAATGCATGTGAGAGGGAATACGGTCATTGTCGCGGGGCACGAAGTTGTGTGAGAGGTGCCAAAGGCCAGGCCGCCTCAGGCTTGTCACTGGACTGTCCTGGAAATACAGTTTGTTgcgtca ATATGAGACTAGGATAG
- the LOC135496236 gene encoding uncharacterized protein LOC135496236 isoform X1, with the protein MSSYCCRMYRVAVLVLIVACIKAQVIYHEERDEEGSGKDEKECQEEGGQCRRPWACLRDEKLQIDFGLSEECHGISVCCVPEAKNECEEEGGQCKRAKTCIRDTRGKIDIELSQECPGRSVCCVKKAPEKSKCEKKGGECKGAMRCQFHDDARINYGLSEDCPGVKVCCVPRKNACEREYGHCRGARSCVRGAKGQAASGLSLDCPGNTVCCVNMRLG; encoded by the exons ATGTCTTCATACTGCTGCAGGATGTATCGTGTTGCGGTCCTTGTACTTATTGTGGCCTGTATCAAGGCCCAAGTTATATATCACGAAGAAAGG gATGAAGAAGGCTCTGGGAAAGACG AGAAGGAATGCCAGGAAGAAGGTGGTCAATGCCGGAGACCATGGGCATGTCTGAGGGATGAAAAGCTGCAGATTGACTTCGGACTGTCAGAGGAATGTCATGGGATATCAGTCTGTTGCGTCCCGGAAG CTAAGAACGAATGTGAAGAGGAAGGAGGACAGTGCAAGAGAGCAAAGACTTGTATCAGGGACACCCGAGGCAAGATTGATATTGAGCTTTCGCAGGAATGCCCAGGAAGATCGGTGTGCTGCGTCAAGAAGGCTC CTGAGAAAAGCAAGTGTGAGAAAAAAGGCGGTGAATGCAAAGGAGCAATGAGATGTCAATTTCATGATGATGCGAGAATCAACTACGGTCTTTCAGAAGACTGCCCCGGTGTGAAAGTCTGTTGCGTTC CAAGAAAGAATGCATGTGAGAGGGAATACGGTCATTGTCGCGGGGCACGAAGTTGTGTGAGAGGTGCCAAAGGCCAGGCCGCCTCAGGCTTGTCACTGGACTGTCCTGGAAATACAGTTTGTTgcgtca ATATGAGACTAGGATAG